From Micromonas commoda chromosome 15, complete sequence, one genomic window encodes:
- the RSP8 gene encoding radial spoke protein 8: MSRTQNQSHATRFYDGQALQERHPDLSEPFHGDVVKDEIAIAFGRRHVHKLVELVSLPKEDLTPEKRATALRYLLGVLTNQESKAEAIGTNVAAPLVVHITDDSDDVRRIACEVMASLATSRDGRTSLIAADAVTATAMKMLKDRNPDVRGAACSFLAAFSSAHDGARHVLEAADGSVFEKIVKLLDYDLTPTSAKTSACETLGGCTLTDEGVHAGLEARLPKALLRVLDREEARMSSELRTQAARALKNLCQVEIGRTQCLVAGAVKAMAPLLRNTDADVRLQASGCLQAIALERDAKMPVCEAARVNLVMLLRDPVVGVVQNAVAAIRASSDLPDARRKFFPMLAPKDKDHVFPNHHTWSRDLRGPLF, from the coding sequence ATGTCGCGGACGCAGAACCAGAGCCACGCGACGAGGTTCTACGATGGGCAGGCGCTGCAGGAGCGCCACCCCGATCTCTCCGAACCCTTCCACGGAGACGTCGTAAAGGATGAGATTGCGATCGCGTTCGGTCGTCGGCACGTGCACAAGCTCGTGGAGCTCGTGAGCCTGCCCAAGGAGGATCTGACCCCGGAGAAGCGGGCCACCGCTCTGCGCtacctcctcggcgtgctcACCAATCAGGAGTCCAAGGCTGAGGCGATCGGAAcgaacgtcgccgcaccTCTCGTGGTGCACATAAcggacgactccgacgacgtgAGGAGGATCGCGTGCGAGGTGATGGCGTCGCTTGCCACCTCTCGCGACGGGAGGACCAgtctcatcgccgccgacgcggtgaccgcgacgGCCATGAAGATGCTCAAGGACAGGAACCCCGATGTGAGGGGCGCCGCGTGttccttcctcgcggcgttctcgtccgcgcacgacggcgcgaggcacgtgctcgaggctgcggacGGGAGCGTGTTTGAGAAGATTGTCAAGCTGTTGGACTACGATTTAACGCCAACGAGCGCCAagacgagcgcgtgcgagACGCTCGGAGGGTGCACGCTGACCGACGAGGGCGTGCACGCGGGTCTGGAGGCGCGCTTACCCAAAGCGCTGCTCCGCGTGCTGGacagggaggaggcgaggatgAGCTCGGAGCTCAGAACGcaggcggctcgcgcgctgAAGAACCTGTGCCAGGTTGAAATCGGGAGGACGCAGTGTTtggtggcgggcgcggtgaaggcgatggcgccgcttCTGAGGAacacggacgcggacgtgcgATTACAGGCGTCGGGGTGTTTGCAGGCCATCGCGCTGGAGAGGGATGCGAAGATGCCCGtgtgcgaggcggcgagggtcaaCCTGGTGATGCTGCTGAGGGATCCGGTGGTGGGCGTGGTGCAAAACGCAGTCGCCGCGATTCGAGCGTCGAGCGATTTgcccgacgcgaggcgaAAGTTCTTCCCCATGCTGGCCCCGAAGGACAAGGATCACGTGTTTCCCAACCATCACACGTGGTCCCGAGACCTGCGCGGGCCCTTGTTCTAG
- a CDS encoding predicted protein, with translation MLRGAAGKVIVSTAAAAAILLGAPVVTSTLLEAVPLGVPAAHADEDIDERASNAFESAAEKEKKADAVNSTASEELTDLQIVEEVWKVVDDNFLPARSVDGFDRAAWAKLREDFVRSPPADRDEAYDTIRSILRTLGDPFSRFVEPSDFAPLLKYDISGVGMNVAEDPDDSTRLRVLGLVLDSPAAKAGVKQGDEVVAVDGVEVRNKSAFQAVSLIQASPGPDVKVTIRSDAGEPGAGPTRDVTLRRSSNAVNPVASRLEGGNVGYIRLKEFNALAEPNVAKAIESLRSQGATSFMLDLRDNPGGLVQAGVEIARLFLPSGVNVAYTEGRLKSIPSASATAPATEPLVVLVNGRSASASEILTGALKDNCRATVAGSKTYGKGLIQSVYELSDGSGLVLTVGKYVTPGLNDIDRQGITPNFAMFPGFQKAQEELGACERPSGPR, from the exons atgcttcgcggcgccgcgggcaaggTCATCGTGTCaaccgcggctgcggctgcaATCCTGTTGGGCGCTCCCGTGGTGACCTCCACCCTGTTAGAGGCTGTCCCCTTGGGCGTCCCCGCCGCACACGCAGATGAGGAcatcgacgaacgcgcgtccAATGCATTCGAGTCGGCTGCagagaaggagaagaaggccgacgccgtcaacTCGACCGCCTCGGAGGAGCTGACGGACCTCCagatcgtcgaggaggtgtGGAAAGTTGTTGACGATAACTTCCTCCCGGCGCGTTCCGTCGATGGGttcgatcgcgccgcgtgGGCCAAACTTCGCGAGGACTTCGTCAGGTCTCCGCCCGCTGATAGGGACGAGGCGTACGATACGATCAGAAGCATCCTGCGAACGTTGGGAGACCCGTTCTCGAGGTTCGTCGAACCCTCCGACTTTGCGCCGTTGCTCAAGTACGACATCAGCGGCGTGGGCATGAACGTGGCGGAGGATCCGGACGATTCCACCAGGCTCAGGGTGTTGGGACTTGTCCTCgactcccccgccgccaaggctgggGTGAAACAGGGAGATGAGGTggtggcggtggacgggGTCGAGGTGAGGAACAAGAGCGCGTTCCAGGCTGTGAGTCTCATCCAGGCTTCTCCCGGCCCGGATGTGAAAGTCACCATCcgaagcgacgcgggggaACCCGGCGCGGGACCGACGCGCGACGTCACCTTGCGCCGTAGCAGCAACGCCGTCAACCCGGTGGCTTCGAGACTGGAGGGAGGTAACGTGGGGTACATACGGCTGAAGGAGTTCAACGCTCTGGCGGAACCCAACGTCGCGAAGGCGATTGAATCGCTCCGGTCGcagggcgcgacgtcgttcaTGCTGGACCTCAGGGATAATCCGGGTGGTTTGGTGCAGGCCGGAGTGGAGATTGCGCGGCTGTTTCTGCCGTCCGGGGTGAACGTCGCGTACACGGAGGGCAGG cTCAAGTCCAttccgtccgcgtcggcgaccgctCCCGCGACGGAACCCCTCGTCGTGTTGGTGAACGGaaggtcggcgtcggcgtctgaAATTCTCACCGGCGCGCTGAAGGATAACTGCAGGGCGACGGTGGCTGGCAGTAAGACGTACGGCAAGGGTCTGATTCAGAGCGTGTACGAACTATCTGACGGCTCTGGTTTGGTGCTCACCGTGGGCAAATACGTCACGCCGGGACTGAACGACATCGACAGGCAAGGGATCACTCCGAACTTTGCCATGTTTCCTGGTTTTCAGAAGGCTCAGGAGGAGCTCGGTGCGTGCGAAAGACCGAGCGGGCCCAGGTGA
- the GDH gene encoding glycolate dehydrogenase (PUTATATIVE Glycolate Reductase), with amino-acid sequence MYTDPVKTFAYGTDASFYRLLPQVVVKIHDEDEVKRILPVASKHQTPVTFRAAGTSLSGQAVTDSILLKLSHTGKNFRNYEIRNEGKEITVEPGLILGEVNRLLAKYKQKNGIKEQYKMGPDPSSIDSCMIGGVVANNSSGMCCGVKQNTYHTLKDMRIVFVDGTVLDTGDKASREAFLKSHKSLVDGVVALASRVQADEELTALIKKKHAIKCTTGYSMNALVDFPTSDPIEIIKRLMIGSEGTLGFVSQATYNTVIDHPHKASAFIVFKDVKEACRAAAVLRRETKVDAVELFDRASLTQCEGHEQIIGLVPTIADAPRTGAALLIECRGATDAELNASIKEVCDAMDNADMQYLNDRESTYPFNKDEAVYKVYWDVRKGLIPLVGSSRSAGTSVLIEDVACEVDKLGDMTQDLIDMFERFGYEDASCMGHALEGNLHLVFSQGFRNDEEVKKYSAMMQEMCEIVAVKYSGSLKAEHGTGRNVAPFVEMEWGKKAYDLMWELKELFDPNYVLNPGVILNRDPDTHQKFLKPKPVADPIVDMCMECGFCESNCPSRDLSLTPRQRITVYREISRLQAIPSRTQAEQKRLDEFLDNFTYEGNSTCAADGMCQVKCPVGINTGELIKSIRERELKNQGTANSGANFLAKNFGAVSGVVPSFLNMVSTFHGVLGSGVLKSVSSALNSATGNLVPVWNPHMPTGAPKLPEPHKPAKAVTTEAGLPRKVVYLPSCVTRMMGPVKGEESIGGVPDAMMSILKKANYEVVYPEGLKSQCCGMIFNSRGFKSTASSKGSELEEALMKASEGGKLPIVVDTSPCLAQIKEQLSNPALRFALYEPTEFISNHLVDKLEWKQVRDHVAIHVPCSSKKLGVENTFAKIAGMCAKEVSPSGIPCCGMAGDRGMRFPELTGSSLSYLDLPKGCSDGYSTSRTCEMSLSNHSDVNFRGLVYLVDEATSAKAAN; translated from the exons ATGTACACTGACCCGGTCAAGACCTTCGCGTacggcaccgacgcgtcgttcTACCGCCTCCTGCCCCAGGTGGTGGTAAAGATTcacgacgaggatgaggtGAAGCGCATCCTGCCGGTCGCCTCGAAGCACCAAACCCCCGTCACGTTCAGGGCCGCGGGGACCTCGCTCTCGGGCCAGGCGGTGACCGATTCCATCCTGCTCAAGCTGTCGCACACGGGCAAGAACTTCCGCAACTACGAGATCAGG AACGAGGGAAAAGAGATCACGGTCGAACCCGGTTtgatcctcggcgaggtgaaCCGCCTGCTGGCCAAGTACAAGCAGAAGAACGGCATCAAGGAGCAGTATAAGATGGGCCCCGACCCGTCCTCCATCGATTCGTGCAtgatcggcggcgtcgtcgccaacaACTCGTCCGGAATGTGCTGCGGCGTGAAGCAGAACACGTACCACACCCTTAAGGACATGAGGATCGTGTTTGTCGACGGCACCGTGCTCGATACCGGCGACAAGGCGAGCCGCGAGGCGTTCCTCAAGTCGCACAAgagcctcgtcgacggcgtcgtcgcgctcgccagccGCGTGCAGGCTGACGaggagctcaccgcgctcatcAAGAAGAAGCACGCCATCAAGTGCACCACCGGGTACTCCATGAACGCGCTCGTAGACTTCCCCACCTCCGATCCCATCGAGATCATCAAGAGGCTGATGATCGGATCAGAGGGCACCCTGGGCTTCGTCTCCCAGGCCACCTACAACACCGTGATCGACCATCCCCACAAGGCGTCCGCTTTCATCGTCTTCAAGGATGTCAAGGAGGCgtgccgcgccgccgcggtgctcagGAGGGAGACCAAggtcgacgcggtcgagctCTTCGATCGCGCGTCCCTCACCCAGTGCGAGGGTCACGAGCAGATCATCGGCCTCGTGCCCAccatcgccgacgctcccaggaccggcgcggcgctccttATCGAGTGCCGCGGCGCCACTGACGCGGAGCTCAACGCCAGCATCAAGGAGGTGTGCGACGCCATGGACAACGCGGATATGCAGTACCTCAACGATCGCGAGTCCACCTACCCGTTCAAcaaggacgaggcggtgTACAAGGTGTACTGGGACGTGCGCAAGGGTCTCATCCCCCTCGTCGGCtcctcgaggtccgcggGAACCTCCGTGCTcatcgaggacgtcgcctgCGAGGTTGACAAGCTCGGCGACATGACCCAGGACCTCATCGACATGTTCGAGAGGTTCGGCTACGAGGACGCGTCCTGCATGggccacgcgctcgagggtaACCTTCACCTCGTGTTCTCCCAGGGTTTCAggaacgacgaggaggttAAGAAGTACTCCGCGATGATGCAGGAGATGTGCGAGATTGTCGCGGTGAAGTACAGCGGATCGCTCAAGGCTGAGCACGGCACTGGACGCAACGTGGCGCCTTTCGTCGAGATGGAGTGGGGCAAGAAGGCTTACGACCTGATGTgggagctcaaggagctctTCGACCCCAACTACGTGCTCAACCCGGGCGTCATCCTCAACCGTGACCCGGATACGCACCAGAAGTTCCTCAAGCCCAAGCCCGTGGCGGATCCCATCGTGGACATGTGCATGGAGTGCGGCTTCTGCGAGAGCAACTGCCCCAGCCGCGACCTGAGCCTCACCCCGAGGCAGCGCATCACTGTCTACCGCGAGATCTCCCGTCTGCAGGCCATCCCCAGCCGCACGCAGGCTGAGCAGAAGAGGCTTGATGAGTTCCTCGACAACTTCACGTACGAGGGTAACAGCACCTGCGCGGCTGACGGCATGTGCCAGGTGAAGTGCCCCGTCGGGATCAACACCGGCGAGCTCATCAAGTCtatccgcgagcgcgagctcaagAACCAGGGGACCGCAAACTCTGGCGCCAACTTCCTCGCCAAGAACTTTGGCGCCGTCAGCGGCGTGGTTCCCTCGTTCCTGAACATGGTGAGCACCTTCCACGGTGTCCTCGGCAGCGGCGTGCTCAAGTCGGTGTCGTCCGCGCTCAACTCGGCGACCGGCAACCTTGTTCCAGTCTGGAACCCCCACATgcccaccggcgcgcccaAGCTCCCGGAGCCCCACAAGCCCGCCAAAGCCGTGACCACCGAGGCTGGTCTGCCCCGCAAGGTTGTCTACCTCCCCTCGTGCGTGACGCGCATGATGGGTCCGGTGAAAGGCGAGGAATCCATCGGAGGCGTCCCCGACGCTATGATGAGCATCCTCAAGAAGGCAAACTACGAGGTGGTGTACCCCGAGGGTCTCAAGTCGCAGTGCTGTGGCATGATCTTCAACAGCCGTGGCTTCAAGTCCACGGCCTCGTCGAAGGGTAgcgagctggaggaggcgctgatGAAGGCTTCGGAGGGTGGTAAGCTGCCCATCGTGGTGGACACCTCCCCCTGCCTCGCGCAGATCAAGGAGCAGCTCTCCAACCCGGCGCTCAGGTTTGCGCTGTACGAGCCCACTGAGTTCATCAGCAACCACCTGGTGGACAAGCTCGAGTGGAAGCAGGTGAGGGACCACGTGGCGATCCACGTCCCGTGCTCGTCCAagaagctcggcgtcgagaacACGTTCGCCAAGATCGCGGGGATGTGCGCAAAGGAGGTGTCCCCGTCCGGTATCCCGTGCTGCGGCATGGCGGGCGATCGTGGCATGCGCTTCCCTGAGCTCACGGGCAGCTCGCTGTCCTACCTCGACCTGCCTAAGGGGTGCTCCGACGGTTACTCCACGTCCCGTACGTGCGAGATGAGCCTGTCCAACCACTCCGACGTGAACTTCCGCGGACTTGTGTAcctggtggacgaggcgacgagcgcgaaggCCGCCAACTAG
- a CDS encoding predicted protein, translating into MADAAKPKMDFRTMFFFAMTLSLCLNTVVCFIGSLGLPFVKAFTLVTYRAALMSASVAFLYRIAYSLKPPASMMSIAGWRASLAPVLNSNGAHYVIYSIVFAMGRPVPTVLFPLTICGGYQLLTIANKHFPATLKRVRGDRLFALAQQEMHKMMAMCATMECSMLPLLIMELFTPARSVTRVFMYVNYLRRRYACKDDTVFRIKYTYGNAGQFHQQVWGMLDQRTSPILRRVPGIDKVLGPLKRWFTQGAAPMKTQ; encoded by the coding sequence atggcggacgccgccaagcccAAGATGGATTTTCGGACGATGTTCTTCTTCGCTATGACCTTGTCGTTGTGTCTGAACACCGTCGTGTGCTTCATCGGCTCCCTCGGTCTGCCTTTCGTCAAGGCCTTCACTTTGGTCACCTACAGGGCCGCGCTGATGTCGGCATCAGTCGCCTTCCTCTACAGGATCGCGTACAGCCTCAAGCCCCCAGCGAGCATGATGAGCATCGCCGGGTGGCGTGCTTCCCTGGCACCCGTCCTGAACAGCAACGGTGCCCATTACGTGATTTACAGTATCGTCTTTGCGATGGGCCGGCCGGTTCCCACGGTGCTGTTCCCCCTCACGATCTGCGGCGGGTACCAGCTGCTGACAATCGCGAACAAGCACTTCCCTGCGACGCTGAAgcgagtccgcggcgaccggttattcgccctcgcgcagcagGAAATGCACAAGATGATGGCGATGTGCGCCACCATGGAGTGCTCCATGCTCCCGCTGCTTATCATGGAGTTGTTCACCCCGGCCAGGAGCGTGACGAGGGTGTTCATGTACGTCAACTACCTCAGGCGGAGGTATGCGTGTAAAGACGACACAGTCTTCCGTATCAAGTACACCTACGGTAATGCTGGTCAGTTTCACCAGCAGGTGTGGGGAATGCTGGACCAGAGGACGTCGCCCATCTTGAGAAGAGTGCCTGGGATTGACAAGGTGCTCGGGCCTTTGAAGAGGTGGTTCACCCaaggcgccgcgccgatgaaGACACAATAA
- a CDS encoding predicted protein: protein MYASAKKGTSPHSGCTPVPLVVIMGYPIITQENSPRVAVSPRTNAKSAAPTEKKLPAITCVILLPNTFETLRKYVLSSSVSTESFHGGGQGLSHRSEGEDLDVAQTARCQSPRASSPGYINTLAASPGSSPRFALSTNCEATAATGVNGLTSSPPKLIRGTLRMETRIE from the coding sequence ATGTACGCCAGCGCTAAGAAAGGCACGAGCCCCCACAGCGGCTGCACCCCGGTGCCCCTCGTCGTCATTATGGGATACCCGATCATCACACAAGAGAACAGTCCAAGGGTAGCGGTGTCGCCTCGGACCAACGCCAAGAGCGCAGCTCCCACGGAAAAGAAGCTTCCGGCGATAACATGCGTGATCTTACTTCCGAACACCTTTGAGACCCTCCGGAAGTACGTTTTGAGCTCGTCGGTGTCCACCGAATCCTTCCACGGGGGAGGCCAGGGCTTGTCGCATCGGTCCGAGGGAGAGGATTTGGATGTGGCGCAGACTGCGCGTTGCCAGAGCCCTCGCGCGAGCTCTCCAGGGTACATCaacaccctcgccgcgtcccccgggTCATCTCCCCGCTTCGCGCTGAGCACAAACTGCGAAGCAACCGCGGCAACGGGCGTGAACGGCCTcacatcgtcgccgcccaaaCTCATCAGGGGCACCCTGCGGATGGAAACACGAATTGAGTAA
- a CDS encoding predicted protein — protein MAPTPTYDFVVVGGFHAPDDHAKSHPIAAANASFLNEQDSERLTASVTSALKSAGGGRNLVRRIDGRNADDRSLLADVLEAAVREGGRDGDVKPKGARAVVLVGFGAGGGAQCDEFLSDERLKSCARHFAARGGVVLIQGRGGAIDLISRHWFQKTWTSGLKRGAERSWRYNSDSAWGGGYFARFSDAASAQGEPSLRKEVRFGVVYEVERVKPVDAMYLSVPHKDEEDEEDEGDEKLVIGYRNGGVTLGATCAVAFGAFGGGHVGCIGAGEDHQETTMRVIQGLCEAAPGVGTPDALKRLKKSGMKGFDLREVAIGGGGQVTVEPSMTKFAVFAVFAAVVSIMVVVYLAMLVIRSNM, from the coding sequence AtggcaccgacgccgacgtacGATTTCGTAGTCGTCGGGGGTTTCCATGCCCCCGATGACCACGCCAAGTCGCATCCCATCGCCGCTGCGAACGCATCCTTCCTCAACGAGCAGGACTCGGAGCGCCTCACGGCGTCGGTAACATCGGCGCTGAAATccgccggtggcggacgcAATCTGGTGCGCAGGATCGACGGGAGAAACGCGGACGACAGGAGTTTGCTCGCCGATGTACTTGAGGCAGCGGTCAGGGAGGGCGGGAGAGATGGAGACGTTAAGCCGAAAGGCGCTAGGGCGGTGGTTCTCGTGGGTttcggcgcgggaggcggtgCCCAATGCGACGAGTTCCTGAGCGACGAGCGCTTGAAATCTTGTGCCAGGCATTTCGCCGCGAGAGGAGGGGTGGTGCTGATACAGGGCCGCGGTGGGGCGATAGATCTGATATCGCGTCACTGGTTCCAAAAGACGTGGACGTCTGGTTtgaagcgcggcgcggagcggtCGTGGAGATACAACTCCGACAGCGCGTGGGGCGGTGGATACTTTGCGAGATtctcggacgccgcgtcggcgcaggGTGAACCCTCGCTTCGCAAAGAGGTCCGATTCGGGGTGGTTTACGAGGTGGAGAGGGTGAAGCCCGTTGACGCGATGTACCTATCGGTCCCTCATaaggatgaggaggacgaaGAGGACGAAGGAGACGAGAAGCTGGTGATTGGGTACAGGAACGGCGGCGTGACGCTCGGGGCAACTTGCGCGGTTGCCTTTGGCGCAtttggcggcggccacgtTGGATGTATCGGTGCCGGCGAAGACCATCAGGAGACAACAATGCGGGTCATTCAGGGTCtgtgcgaggcggcgccaGGGGTGGGCACGCCCGATGCACTGAAACGGCTCAAGAAATCCGGCATGAAAGGGTTCGACCTGCGCGAGGTTGCcatcggaggaggagggcagGTCACAGTGGAGCCGTCCATGACGAAGTTCGCCGTGTTCGCGGTGTTCGCTGCCGTCGTGTCCATCATGGTGGTCGTGTACCTCGCGATGCTTGTCATCAGATCCAACATGTAG